From the Chiroxiphia lanceolata isolate bChiLan1 chromosome 6, bChiLan1.pri, whole genome shotgun sequence genome, the window GTCACCATTTAAAAGCACTGCTCAGAAATGGTTTCTCCAGGTGTAACGTGTGCACCTCAAACACGTTTGTGCATTTCTGATAACGAAGCAAGATTGGAAGAAGGAGAGCTAGAGGTAAAAGTATCCATGAACAAGTGTTCATTTGTAATGGGAGAAGTTAAAGGGTCTAAACTAATGCTCTGAGAAGGTGAGATAACTAATGGAGAGCTGACCACAGCCAGAAGAAAATGAGGGTAAATCTTACTGAGCCCTGTCCAGGTCAGTGCAAGTGTTCTAATGAATGTTACAGATGAGTGTGGTCATGCTGAAAGCAGGGCAGGGGAATGAGAAGCCCTGAGTGGAGAAAAGGGGCTGATGGGGCCTTTCTTTCCCAGTGGACAAATCTGTTTTCTAGATGTGGCTGTGCAAAGGCCTCTGCAGGATCCAGCTGAATAGCAATGTCAAAATAATGCCTCTGCCTCTCTCAGTGCTAGAAGactctgcatttctgctttctctccctttcctcttccccatttactgctgctcctggtttttctccctcttcccttctttctcctctgatGTTGTGCCCAAGGCTTACAGTAGTTTCCCTCATTATCAGTGAGCCATCCCCTCATGAGTCCTGTCCTTTATCTCAAAGGTTTACCTCTCAAACCCTCCTACACCCAGGATTTTCCACCTTGTTTTGGATTGTGGACTTGTGTGATTCTTTATTGACGTCAGATATGTTGGAGGAGGTGGAGCCTGGGATTTAGGATGTGGAGATGGCGTGGAGTCTTACATGGGCATACACAATTAAATATTTGGGCACTGGTGGATCAAGCCTATTAAAGGAGCATTTTGAATaagtgctgtttgttttcttctgaaaactgagaaaGCTATGTTGTTTGTgatttcccatttattttatgaagtgTTAAgttaagaaatgcaaatatgtgCTTACCACAGAACACTAATACAGGTATGTCATGTATACAGAATATACATTCTAAATCACACCATGGCTTCTGTTACATGAAGAGGAGTCTGGCAGGATCATTTTCCTATTCCTCTTGCAGGGCAAAACAATCCTGGATCAGGACTGCTCACAGTTACCTTGCCTCTCTTGAGGCAAAAGCACCAAATCCAGCCATTTTATAGGAATTAATAAAAAACTGTATTGTTTTGGCATATATGACAAACTGTTAGCCCCATCTTTTAGGATAGGGAGAGCAAACCCCTGCACTCTGGTTTGTGGTAGAGAGAGGAGACTCCAGAGGACGAAGAGCCCTGCAGATAAAGGCAGGAGTCAAAACGAGTCGAGtgggaggaaaggctgcacGTGGTGCCAGTGGCTGTGGGGTTCATTTGAGGGATTTGGGACCTCTCCAAGCTCAGCCCTTTGGTCACCCTGAGCACACAGACAGATTTGCTCTTACCCCTGTTGCTCTTGTTTGCAGCCCTCACATTGGTGATGAGTAAGTGTTCCTGGGTTTCCTCCCCCGCTGCTGCTCAGTGGTTGTGTCCTGATGTAGCTCTTCCCTTAGCAGTACAACCACTTGCTTCCTACTGTAGAACAAAGCATTtaggctgggaagggactgtATTTGTGTGTAGATAAAGTGTGGTAGGTATATATCTAAATATTTGTGTAGGCTGTTAGCTGCTCAAGGCCATTATACATTtctcagccttctctttttACTACCTTCCCTCTCCTTGTTCTACTGTGTGACCTTAACCCTTACCACTAGTTTTAGGCTCAACTCAGTGTGCCCAGCTGggctctcagtgctgctctgtctcACTTCATCCTCTCTTGAAATCCACATTTTTGTCACTGGTGAATTACGTATTCCTTGTATAATTCACAGCAGTTACACTTATGCATCATTCTCCTTCTGAATCGGCCACTCATCAAAATTCTGGTGTCCTGCACACTTGTGGGCTCAGAAAAGTCCTTAGTGCCccatttttttaacagtttgagGATTCCTCTCTTGTTTGGGGGCAAGCACATGTGGACTTCACAAACCTTGCCTGTGTTCCTTTGTCTGCTCACCTAACAGAGGTTGCTCTTGGTGATTTAACCTTTATGGTCACATGAAGGTTGCACCTGAGGATGGCTGACAAAAAGGACTCGTTGTGCAGTGTCAGTATATTTGGGATGTGTCCTTGTGCGTGTTCTGCATATCAACTGTGCTGTACAACTAAATGGTTGATTATGCTGAAGAAATAGTGTCCCTGTGCCTTGAGGATGAGCACTGAGATCCAGAGAGGATGGGGAGAGCCAGCAGCGCCCGGCTCAGGGACAGTGACAGACCCAGAACCATTCCAAGTGTCCTGGATCTCAGCCGAGGCcgagcccagccctgggctctcGTGCACGTGGCGGGTAACGGGAggtctttcctctttcccagcGGAATACgggggctctgccctgggctaCCTGGAGCACGTGCTGGTGATGGAGGAGATCTCGCGCGCGTCAGCGGCCGTGGGGCTCAGCTACGGCGCCCACTCCAACCTGTGCATCAACCAGCTCGTGCGCAACGGCAACGACGCCCAGAAACACAAGTACCTGCCCAAGGTCCGTGGCTGGAGCGGGGGGaaagctgggaagcagctgagtttgggctgcaggggtgggtgTCTTTCACAGTGTGCGATACCTGAAGCACCAGCGGAATTCAGGCACCAAACCTTGGGAATTACCGAACTTGCCAAACTCCTGTAGCTGGTCAGTTGTTGTCCTGTTAATCCACACTGACCTCGTCCCATGCCAAGCTCCAGGTCTGCAGGTCTGGAGCTATGTGACTAAAAGAGGCTTTGAGGTGGCACTGGTGATGTTCTTCCAAGTTCCCAAATTGTTTTGAGACCTCTGAGTGAAAGCCACTGCTCTCCTATCTTATGTTCTCCATTTCTCACTGCCCAAACGCTTGGCTTGCCTGCTAATTAACTACATGTGAAACTCCATCATCATTTGGGGTGTTGATGTTCACGATTCCAGTGTGTTAaatgaatttcagtttttaaatgcatgGAAGAGCAATGAGCACATTGAATGAGCCACTGAGATTATCAGTAAAAGGATCAGCACGAGGCACTTGATTTAAGCTGCATGCAAAGTGCAGTGTCCCTTCCTCAAAGCACTGTGCACCCTGCAGATGTGTGACCCCGAGCTGCCCTCGTTGCTCAGGTGTATTTTCATGCCTCATTCTCAGCCCCTCCATGAGATGTGCACCCACTTCAGCTCTGACTTGTCTTGGTTCCTGACAGAGCACTTAGAGGTGCTTCACTAGATTTGAGCAGATCATGAAAACTTCCGTAGTGGTGCGCTGATGGTTTGAATTGGTTGAACATACCTTAGGCATTGAATCtgttttttaagggaaaaatagAGATCAAAACGGGGAGAGGATGGATAAAAGTACACAGGGAGGGCAAAAAGGCAAGGAGAAAAGGGCAGAATGAAATAACAGTGAAGAGGAAGCCAGAGCCTGGTAtgagcaggcacaggaggaggGTGTCCATCTGCCATTGTGGGGTGAGCGTGGGGGGATTGGGCTGTGAAAACATTGTGGACAACTTTTCCAGCCCTTTTCACCCCCTCGTTGGCCTCTTGTGTTCCCCAACTGCTGTTTGTGTAAAAGGGCAGCACaaagcacaggcaggagctgggcagaggcATATGGTGCCTGCGTGGTTCTTTGGCACCTTCCTCGTGTGTTGTGCAAGCAGGGCTGTGCTTGTCTagctcaggcagagctgagTCATCTCATCCCACTGGGATGTGGTTCTGTTCCCTGAGCACAGCACGAGGGAGCTCCTGCTCAGGCTGTGCCGGGAACGGCGGCTCTGGGTTTTGTTCCTGCAGAGAACAGTGGCTGTGGGGGCCCAGTGCAGGAAAACAGCCAGGGAGGGTAAAGAGGGAAcaaacagtgctgctgctctccccctTTAGCTTATGGTGGTGTTTTCTTGCAGCTGATCAGCGGGGAGCACATCGGGGCCTTGGCCATGAGCGAGCCCAACGCTGGCTCTGATGTCGTGTCCATGAAGCTGAAAGCAGATAAGAAAGGTGAGGCCTgtcctgtgctgcccagggaggtggtgcagtccccatccctggaggtgtccaaggaatgactggatgtggcactcagtgctctgggctgggggacaaggtggggatggggcacaggtgGGACTTGATGAacttggagggcttttccaacctaaatgattctgggattctgtgaatcCTGTTTGGGAACACACAGAGTGGGGATATTGGTGTTGCTCCGTTGTGAGCTAACAGATCTCATCTCTTGGCTTGCAGGAGACTACTTTGTTCTGAACGGGAACAAATTCTGGATCACCAACGGGCCGGATGCAGATGTGCTCATTGTTTATGCTAAAACTGACATTACCGCAGTCCCGGCCTCCCGCGGGATCACCGCCTTCATCGTGGAGAGGGTGGGTTCAGCCATTCCCACAGGTTGTTAAAGCTCAATCCCTTACTGCCTCATTTAAAGCCAGCTGGTTTTCCTTCTAGAACTGTCAGCCCCTTGCTTGAAGACAAACTGCTTTCTGCCtgagaaatagaaaaggaacctttaataaaagaatataaaatctCAGGGATCAGTAAACCTTCTGGTGGACTTAACCTGGTGATTAGAATGGTTCAGTTACTGGCAGAGCTTCATCCCTTGCTGTAGGAGGGGCTGTGTTGGCAGCTGTCCAATTCATTTATATAGTATTTATGTGCATTAGAAAATGGGTGCACAGGGTTCATGTAGGGGTGTTTCTCTGCACTTGCACTTAGACCTGTTCTAGGTCCCAGTTCCCTTTGACTCCCTCCTGGCACCCTGCACGTATTCCTGTGGTCAGGGGAATTTCACAGACCTCTCGTGACTTTCCTTAGTCTGTCAGAATTGAGATTTGAACTGTGCTTTTACTGCCTTGACTTTCAGGGAACACCTGGTTTCAGGACAGCCCAGAAGCTGGATAAGCTGGGAATGAGAGGGTCTAATACCTGTGAACTGATCTTTGAAGACTGCAAGATCCCTGGTGAGTTGGGTTCCAGTTGGGGAGGTTTCCTGCCTGATCAGATAAGTTGGATCACTAATTACACCCATGTTCAGCCTGTGACCCAGAGAGCTTTGCAGATCTTATCTGCCTCCAAGGGAGCTGGTGGAACTGGAAGTGCAGTCTGCTGGATTGCAGGGAGGGAGCACATCCCTTGTCAGGTCACTGCTGTTTCGGCCTCATGGACCCACCTCTCAACCACTGCTTCTCCAAAGCCTTGCTGAGGCTTCCCAGGAAACTTGTTCCCATTAGAGCTCCCATTTCATATGTGGGtgagctgcttttcctggaaGGTTTTGTCAATGGAGACTCTCCAACAGGCTTTTGGGTTACCTGTAACATGGAGTTCTTTTGGGGTCAGGGCCTGAAAATGGCCATCCTTACCCCACTAGTTAGTACAGCAGAGGCCTCTGTAATAGCAATATTTGTTATGCCAGTGGTTATTTTTGTTGATAGAAAATTTCCAGCCTCTCTAGAGCAAGTGGAGATGTCTTATCCAGAATCATGAAATTCAGGATTGCAcatctgcagagccaggagctctcctgctccccatACACCACCAAAAGCCAAAGTAGAAGAGTTTCAGCTGAAACCTGACATTTCTAACTATGCTGGATCCCTCTACTCTGAAATCAGAAAGGCCAGTGCCCCAGTCCTCTGATCATCTCCCAGGAATCATCTGCAGGGAGCAGCGTGTTCTCATGGAAACGGGATTTCCATCTTGTGGTAACATGGAGAGGCTCATCATTGCAGTGTTGGAAGTGAACACACTTGGCACTCTGGCCATTAGTGCTCCTTCTGATCTCTGGCCTTAGAAGCTGAaccagtttgaagccatttcatGTGACTGCAGGATATTCAGTCCTTTCTCGTAGAACAccagactggtttgggtcaGAAAGAACCTTGAAGgtcatcccattccaccccctgccatgggcaggaacacctcccaCCAGCTCTGGTCTCTCCAAGccctggagaacacaggtctTCAGACAAACACAGGTCCTCAGACAGCAGCTGGGCTGAGTTTTGCACATAAATAATCACTTTTCCTCTGCCCTTTGCAGCTGAAAATGTCTTGGGGGCCCTGAGCAAAGGAGTCTACGTCCTGATGAGTGGATTGGACCTGGAGAGGCTCGTGCTGTCTGGTGGGCCCCTGGGGTAAGGGTCTGTCATCTCTGATGGGCTGTAAGGCCAGAAGGGTCTTGGGGGGCCACCAGGCCCAGTGGGGCCCcctcaggggctgcagctctcagTAGGATGTGTCCTGGATGGAGAACTGGGATactggggcagcaggagagaagaGGCTGGATCAGCCATGGGAAGGAAGCAAGGtgcagaggaggcaggagcagggacatcCTGTGGGGtatcccagcccaaaccagcacaggaCACCAGCACCGGTGTAGCTGCTCCGCTGGACTCTCCTGGAGGGTGCTTTGGAAAAGATTGGTTCCCAGAGGTGGTAAATCTGCCTCAGTCCCCAATTGCTGGCTTGTGTATCCCTCCAGTGTGGATTACTCTGGGAATAACCAGCTCATTTGCATTACTCATTCCTTAAAATCTGACACATTATCCAGAGAGTCGCACAGTGGTTTGTGCTTCGTTTATTCAGTTCTTAAACTCCCCAGTAACTATTTGTACCCCACTCATTTTGTCCTCCCGAGTGGTCTCTCTGGACTAATCCTCATGTGGAAAGACCAACTTCCACAAAGCaggaggaagatttttttcccctccttgttCTTGCCTGTGCTTTTTTTATGGCATTGGCTGGTATTTCTTGAGTTGGGAGCTCTGGAGATGTGAGGCAGCACAAACTGTCCTGGCTGTGGTTGTGAGAAAGCTCTCCAAGTCTCAGTCCCTGAATTCCAAGGCCAGACCTTATCACAGGATGTCCCAAAGAAGCACCAGGGAGAAATATGAGACCTTTGGATTTTATTCTCAGCCTTGTTTGAGTGGAGCTGTAGGAAGGCAGCAGGATACCATTTAGCTGTGAGAATCTTTTTGCCTTGGGTTATGCCTCCAAAGCTAACTCATTATTAATGACTAGTTCTGCTGTTTCCCTTGTCCTGCATACCTGTGCTTTTCTTAGGCTCATGCAAGCTGTCCTTGACCACGCAATTCCATACCTGCACGTCagagaagcatttggacagaAAATTGGCCACTTCCAggtgaggcagaggaggagtTAGGAAGGTTtgtcctcttttctctttagaaTGGGAAGACCAAGAGCTTTGTTGTGGGGAGGGGGGCTTTGCATGGGGTTTGTGCTTGGGCTGCATGATGTGATGAtggcctagtggaaggttcccagcccatggcagggggatggaactgggtgagctttaaggtcccttccaatgcaaacaATTCCGGGATTCTGAGATGTGGTGAGAAGGCAAAAGGATCTCTGAGCCTGCTCCCCTCAGGCTGCTGTGGGAGGTGAGGGACTGTGGCCGATATCTGGGAGTCTGTCACTTAAGAGAGCCTCCAGCTCCCTCTTGGCTGCTGGATCCGTGTCCTTTCCCACATCTAGTTTGGGGATGGGTGACCCCCTCCCTCTGTTAACTGCTGTGCTGAGTGTGTCCTGTGTGTGCAGCTCATGCAGGGGAAGATGGCAGACATGTACACGCGGCTCATGGCGTGCCGGCAGTACGTCTACAACGTGGCCAAGGCCTGTGACCAGGGCCACTTCAATGCCAAGGTGAGCTCAgctcccgcccggcccggcTGTCCTGGGGCAATTCCTCTGGTCCCAGAGCCCGGCCTGGGGGGAGGCTCTCTGCAATGAGCCCTCACAGCCCAAAGGGCCATTTTCCACTCCCAAATGAAAAGCAAGCCTCCTTCTACAAGGCAACAGCTTTAGCAGCATCAGTAGGGGTTTATTGGAAGCCCAAACACCTCTCCTGGCTGTTGTAAGGGCTGGAGCAGTCGTTGGAGGTGTTGTCACCTCCACAATGCCACCACACCTCTGTCAGAGGAGGAGACTGAGTGTTAAACAGCgggagcacagagctctgcatcCCACATCAACTCACGTTGGTCTCCTGTGGGTTTGATGGGCGTCTGTGAGAGGCCAGCTCCCCTGCTGCTCTCTTgatctcttttttctcctctttctgtcTTTATGCGGCATTTATGGACCTGCCACGAGTGTTGTGCAGTGACAGGGACACTGCTGCAgtcccctgtgccctgggatCGGGTGTTCAGGGTTCTTAGCAGGTGTAGAGTCATGGCAGGGTCAGGGCAGCAGGGGACCCCTCTGCTGactgtcccctgtgtcccccaggaCTGCGCCGGGGTGATCCTGTACTCGGCAGAGTGCGCGACGCAGGTGGCTCTGGACGGGATCCAGTGCCTGGGTGAGTCCCTGACGGCTCCGGAGAGCTCTTGTCTCTCCTGCCCCACCCTCCGCCCCTGGAATGGGGGCCGGGGCTGACGTTGGCTTGTTGTGGGTGCAGGTGGGAACGGCTACATCAACGACTACCCCATGGGGCGGTTCCTGCGCGACGCCAAGCTCTACGAGATCGGGGCGGGCACCAGCGAGGTGCGCAGGCTCATCATCGGCAGGGCCTTCAACGCCACCTTCCAGTAacggccccggggcgggggcagcgccggcACCACGAGGCCTCGGGCACGAGGCTGGAGCGCACAACTGGTTCCTGCTTGCcatcctggcactgccacccaCGGACTCCCCTCCACCCGCTCTGGCAACAAAAGCTGCTGGAGTGGGCTGGGACAAAGGGATGAGAGGGTGGCATGGCAGGAGAAGGGTTTTATCTCGTTGTGATCGTCCTGAttcacactgttcctgagctgTTGATCCTCAGCATTGCAGGGCCGAGGGTTGTCCCCCCACCAGGACAGGCTGGCGAGGGCTGTGCAGCCATTGCTGAGCACAGAAAGTCAAcccaaaaaagccaaaatggACAAGGAGGGAgcaattttattcttttccaaaagTGCCATTAACCAGTTAGCATTTAGCTTGTTGCCACTGGAAGGTGGAACTTCCCACTGTGCCTTTCCAGTGGGATTAATGCCTTCCATTTTGGGAACTCGACGCCAGCATCGTGGGGTGGCTGCTCATCAATGCTCAGCATCATCCGTGCACAGGCAGTGTTTTAGGTGCTGGTTCCTAAAGCCTCCTTAAATCCAACGTCTGTTTGTTTGCAGAATTCCATTCTATTTGCAGAATTCTTCTCTTATTCCGGCTGCTTCTGGAGGTATTTTGGTGCAGCCCTgagtccttgctgtgctggccCACTGCTCCCACCGGGTCATTCCCTCAGAGGTGCCACCATCCATCGCTCTGGGGACAATCAGACCTGTATTGTGACATCTGTGGATGAAGCAGGCAGGAGGAGTTgactttttggggttttgttctCTGAAGGTTGTTGTTTTGGCAAAGCCTGTCCTCACACTCCACCTCCAGCTGGAGCGAGCGCAGGGTGTTTGGGGGTGATCCCAGTGTATATTTTGTACAGCAGATTGAGGTTGATTTGGCTTTGTTAAAGGAAATTGCACAGTGTCCTGCCAGCTTTAAAGAGTGAATCACAAATCAAAATGGGATGCTGGAAATATGATTGAACAGTTAATGAATTAAACAGTTGCCGTATAGGCAACTCCCAGCAGTTTTAACAGAAATCACCTTGAAGTGTGTGTATTTTGTGGTTGTAGTTCACACCTGTCCATACCAGGGGACAGACTGACacacaattttaaaatgccacAGATTGAAGAAAATTCACTTCCCTCAGTCACCAGGTAAGTCACCAGGAGTTTATGAAAGTCACAAAGAGCCAGAAAGAGCATCTCAAGTCCTGGTGGCAGCACCTTCTTCCTAAACTTGGTATTTACTGAGTCTCAGTGGGCCTTCACCTGGGAAGCATCCCAGGATTTAATTTTCAGCCTAAATCTCTGGACAGGGTGTGGACAGAGGTGGCCTGTCAGGAATATCATCCTGAGCTGCACCAAATGCTGTGGAAGTGAACCTTGAGGTGCACGTGGGAAACACTCAGTGCACTGTTGTACAGGGCTGTGAGAATTTACTCCCATAACCAGACATTTATGTTTTATCACAGCACAATTCCTGGACCACTGTTAACATCCATTCCTGCCAGAGGAGCTTCTCCAAGGAGTGTCAGAGCCACGACAGGGTGGTGTGAGATTCAGATtgttaaaaatagcttttctaggtggaagggacctggagatttttaaaccTGTCCTCTACCACTGGAGAGGCCTGATTTTAATACACATACTTAATAATGCCTTCACTTTCCAGGCTGATCAGCACCTTGGAGTTGAAGGTAAAATGAATCAATGTCTAAGGGATCACAggacaggggagggagagaTTCATAAATCCTCAGCAGGGTTGTGTTATTCAAATCTCACTCCCTTCCACAGTTGccttgggaaggggctggaaagAAGGGCTTGGGAGGGCTTCTTGGGGGAAAAGGGGGTTAATATTTGTGCTACACTAATAAAATCAGCTTTTGCTGTGGCCTGTGCTCCTGGAGGGGGTCCCAGCAGAGGGAAGTGCAGGATCTGGTTCTGGTTCCTGAGCTGGCAGCAACGGGTACAGTGTTGCTTTCCTTGCTTATCCCTCCCTCTGTCTTCCCAACCACAGCTTTTCCCCctaattctcatttaaaataaatacatttacagTGATCCATGTGGGCTGTGCCTCGGGCCTcctctggagagcagcagagctaACAGGGAACACACAGAGTGCTGTGCCTCTGGGCATGATCCAACCGTGTCTGCCATGGATTTGTGATGGAAATTGGCCTGGCCTGACAGCCCTTGgctggtggcagggctggatgtGCTGCATCTTCCCAGCTTTTCGAGATCCTTGCCCTGTGTGCAGCTGGCTGGCCACTGAGCAGAGGAGGCACggagagcagagggaattaTTCATGAAGGTAACACAGTTTATTTCAGCAGTGTGGGATTTGGAA encodes:
- the IVD gene encoding isovaleryl-CoA dehydrogenase, mitochondrial, whose translation is MAAAVLGRAAGRARRPRTALATVLRRGGAGLAVDDTVNGLSAEQRQLRQTMTKFCQEHLAPKAQQIDQENEFKGMRDFWKKLGELGVLGITAPAEYGGSALGYLEHVLVMEEISRASAAVGLSYGAHSNLCINQLVRNGNDAQKHKYLPKLISGEHIGALAMSEPNAGSDVVSMKLKADKKGDYFVLNGNKFWITNGPDADVLIVYAKTDITAVPASRGITAFIVERGTPGFRTAQKLDKLGMRGSNTCELIFEDCKIPAENVLGALSKGVYVLMSGLDLERLVLSGGPLGLMQAVLDHAIPYLHVREAFGQKIGHFQLMQGKMADMYTRLMACRQYVYNVAKACDQGHFNAKDCAGVILYSAECATQVALDGIQCLGGNGYINDYPMGRFLRDAKLYEIGAGTSEVRRLIIGRAFNATFQ